ggcaagtgctctaccactgagctgcatccccagccctatcaaGACAAATTTAtagatacaaaaataagaaatgttcaCCTGAGTTGCACCTAAATTGTCTCAACCAAGACACTGAGAAGTCCTGAACGATAAAGTGACAGGAGTGttaggcaaggtggtgcatgcctgtaatctcaatgacctgggaggctgaggcaggaggattgcaagtttgaaactaACTGAggtaaattagtgagaccctgtctcaaaataaaaaataaaaaaggactggggatatagctcagtgggaaagtgcccctgggttcaatttctagagccaaatacataaataaataagtaaataaaagtgtCCAGCAGATGGGCGGGACAGGCGGCCTCACCTTGTGGGTTAGCGAGTGCTGCTTGAGGTGGTGGATCTGGCTGAACTCCATGCCGCACTCGGTGCACACGAAGGGCCGCACGTTCTGGTGCTTGAGCATGTGATTCTGCAGCTGGCTGCGGTAGTGGAAGGACTTGTCGCACTCGAGGCACTGGTAGAGGGTGGGGCCCTGGTGAGAGGCCAGGTGGCGCTTGAGCTGGGTCAGGGTGGAGAAGTCCAGGCCACATTCGACGCAGACGTGGCAGCGGCCACTCTCGTGTTTCACTTCGTGGGCCTTGAGCTCGCTGGGGTAGGCAAAGCCACGGCCGCAGAAGTGGCAGCTGTAGGGCTTGACCTCGGAGTGCAGCAGCATGTGGCGCTTGAGGTGGCTGGTCTGCGTGAAGGCCTTGTGGCACACCTGGCACTTGTGTGGCCGCGTGCCCTGGTGCGTCAGCAGGTGCGTCTGCAGGTGGCTGGGCTGCTTGAAGAGCTTGCTGCAGTGCGGGCACGAGTGTGGCTTGATGCCGTTGTGGCCCAGGATGTGCGTCACCAGGTTGTACTTGGACGTGTACGACTTCTCGCACATGCGGCACTGCCAGCGCTTCTGGCGGTCGCCCGCCTCCACCAGGTAGGAGTCGTCGATCTGCACGTTGATGTCCAGCCGATCCAGCTGGGCCTTCTTGTGGCGCTCCACTGTTGAGCCTGCTGCGTCAGCTTCAAACTCGCCTGCCTCCTGCCACACGAAGCTCTGTTCTGGCTTGACAGGCTCTGGGGATGCCATGGTGGGGGCTTCGGGGTCACTCAAGGGGGCCAGATGGGGCGGCTCGAAACCACACTCTGCAGGCAAGGCCTCTGGCCCAGGCAGTGCCATGCTGGGCTCAGGGAAGCCATCTCGGGCAGGGTCGGGGAAGTGAGGGTTGTATGGGGTCACATCCAGCTCTGGCCTTGGAGTTCGGGGCAGATGCCGGAGCGTCCGGGGCTTGCGGCTGAAGGCGCTGAGGTCAATCATCTTGACAGCACTGCTCTGCACCAGGGCTTCGCAGCCACCACTGGCCACCTCAGCAGGGACCTCTGCTGGGCCTGCATCCTTGTCATCACCAGGCACGGAAACCTCATAgacctcctgctcctcttcctcctctaccttCTCAAACTTGACCTTGGGCACCAGTCGCACAGGGGGCCGTGTCTTCCGTCGAGTGTGCTTCTCGAAGGCTGCCTCCACCTCCAGCACCTCTTCCTCAGCTGGCTCTTCCAGGGCCCGGCCATTGCAGGCCAGCTGGTAGACATCAGGGCCTGGTGGCCCAGGCTCACTCATAGCCGCCCCAGATAGCTCTGGTCCTAGGTCCGGATAGAAGGCCTCGGCGCTTATGGTGGCTCCAAAGAGCTCATTTTCTGAGACCAGGCCCAGCACAGCAGCCTGAGCCAAGGACAGCACCACCACGGCATCCGTCTGTGTCCCTGAGTCCATGAAGCCCTCCATCCCGTGGCAGCTGGCTAGGAGGGCATCGCTGTGGGAGGAGAAGGGTGTATTAGTATGACTGGTTCAGTGCTTCACAGAGAGACTCAGAGTGGACAAAGGCTTGGCTAATTTTGGGTGTGTCCGGCCCTGATGTCTTTCTACTCCTATCTTGGGAACAGGGTACACTTGTAATTATGGGGAATGATGATACCCTCTGTATCCAACCATCTCCTCCATCTCCCTGTGGGCTCCTGGGTACCGTCAGCCCCCTCAATGGCCTCCGTTTTCCCATTTGTATAACAGGGAGGTTGGATTTCCTTAGTGGTTCTCAAATTGTCCTATAGGTCCTTCAATAAGTTCTCAGATgccgggtatggtggtgcatgcctatgatcccagccactctggaggctaaggcagaaggatcacaaattcaaggttagcccaagcaacttagcaggacaccctatcttaaaataaaaataaataaatagaaaggacaAGATGGTAAaatgctcttgggttcaatccccagcactgaaaaaaaaaaaaaagaaaaaagttctcagaaatttgatttgaaaatgctaataataataataataataattctgctactttaaaaacaatgattctGCTATTTTAAAACCCACCTACTCAAAAGGAATATGTACCATATCCCAACACACTCAACAGCCCCACTGGCCGTGCTGCTAAGATAATTAATTTTGCACAGACCTTGAGACTGTACTATGAGGTGTTAAACAACTGTCACCATTTGTGATGGCTTGGCTGTatgaatgagaatttttttaGTACACATAGGGCAAAAACAAGAcagcatacaaaaataaatgaggtaCGGAGGCTGGTCTCAACGATCGACAGATACCCCGGCGCTGTCTACCACACAGGTCACTGTTTTTCTTGATTAGCCAAATGTGAtacatttaaatatctaaatttaTACTGATGAAAACAGAGCTTTTGTCTGATTTATACATTGGAGTTGCATGTCAGATCTGATTTGAAAGAAGGGCTCCCTGATGGTGAACATGCTTGAGGCCACTGTCTGACTTGAATGTTAAAACTTGTTCCCAGGGTCACGTTCATGGTCTCTGATCTAACAGGTCCTTGTAAACAATGCCAAAGTGCCCACCTGTGCAGGTGCAAACCCAGTTCAGAGGCTTCCTCCCTTCCGCAGGCTCCAGCTGCTTCAGTATGCACCTGCTCCCCAGCAGCCCAGCCTTTGCACACTAGTTCCCCACATGGGGTGCCATTTCTCCAACTCCACTGCAGCAGCCTCCTATGTGTCCCTTAAGGTGCACCTGGGGCCCTCCCAGCCCTCTGCCCACTCTAGGCTTCCCCAGGACCATGGTGCACCAAGCAGCATGCCTGTGGATGTGTGGCATCTCCTCCTGGACCTTGGATACTCATGTCCCTGTTCCCTGCCCTGGCTCACACCTGGCACAGCCACCAGAGGAAGGGGAGCAGTACTCCTGCCAGGGACAGCCCTTCCTCAGGAAACCAGCCCCAGGCCTGGTGCTGCCCTTCCCCCAGCACCCAGTGGAGCTTCCCCTTCCTGAGGCTGGCTAAAAATACCCCAGACAGGAATTTAGCCTCCTTGAAGCAGTCACTAAAGATTCAACTATTAAGCTTAGTGTGCAGTTCTCATGGAAGGGATCTGACAGAAGAAAACCTTGAGTAGGGGTCTCAGGGTCCATCTGGAACAGGCCAGGGAGCCTAACTCTCCAAGAGAAGGATCACTCTTCAAGGAATCTTCAGGCCGCTTGGTCTCAAGTTCCGTCTCCATTGCTTACATGTGCCTATGCAAATTCACTGCTACACCTCAGTTTCCCTGGAGTGAAGCTGGACaggatggtgcacacctgtagtcccagtgactcaagagactgaggcagagatcATGAGTtacaggccagcctgggcaatttagcaagaccctatccccaaataaaataaaaagggttgggggtgtgactcaatggtaaagtgctcctgggttcaatccccagtactgccaaaaaccccccaaacaaacaaaaaaaccagtaAGGGGTGAATACAGCTACCCATAGAAAGGTGTGAGAGCCTGAAGGTCATAACCCTAGGGAAGGGACTTAGTTCATTACAAGCCCTAACCCAATGTAAAGAAtcactatttttttgtttgcctGGATCTTTGGAGGAAGCCTTTCCTGAAGAAAGTCACAGCTGAGAGATACTCCCAACCTCGGGCCTCAAATTTAGCTAATTTTCAGTGACTCCAAGGACAACCACTAGGAACTAAGAACTTGTGAACTCATTTATGCAACAAATTTTTGGTAAATTCCTGCTGTGGGCCAGGGCTTGTGCTTGGAGAGAACAAGACGAATGAAGCAGGGTTCCTGTCCTCACCACTGCCATACCTGGCGCCCACCAGCCAGTGCCAGGTTTCCTGAGTAAGCTGCAGGTGCTGATGCCTCCTGCAACAGTGACCTTTCTGAGGCAGCACCCAGTGGCAGCCCTCATGTCTGCTGTGGCTTCAACAAACAATGcactcagcaattttttttttttttttttttttaaagacttcccCAAAGTCAGGGGAGGAACTGATCATCAATAGGGAAGcctagctgggtacagtggtgtgtgcctgtaatcccagcggcttgggaagctgaggcaggaggatcacaggttcaaagccagcctcaataacttggagagaccctgaaCGACTTAACGAgacactgtctcagaataaaatttaaaaaacagtgaaGCCTAGGCTTAACTTGGGCaagtcccttcccctccccctcccttcctttcttgcttccttccttcctttgtactggggattgaacccaggggtgctctactactaagctacacctctagcccttttttctttttcttttgagacagggtcttactaagttgcccaggttgacctggaacttgcaatcctcctgcctcagcctcctgagacactggattagtgtgcatcaccatgcccagctgtttcCTCACTTCTATAAAGGGGGAAAGAGTTCCTGACTCAGGGGTTAGTGAGGAGAAGAGATGAGGATGTAGGTATAAATGTCCGTTCCCTTCTCTTTCCACCAAAGCACCAATACTGGCCACCACTGTCATTTGGTAACCTCAGGGGAATAGCATAACGAACCAATCAACATGATTGTAGCTGGGTGCAGATGGCCTAcccctataattccagcaacttgggaggctgaggcaggaggatcccaagttcaaagatagccttgcaacttagcaagcccccttccctgcaaaaaaaaaaaaaaaagtctggggttgtagctcggtgatatgatttaatccctagtatcaaatGAACAAACATTACTCTAGAGGTGAATGCAAGGGCAAAAGAGTTAATCAGCACCTGCCCGTGGAACTGGAGTACAGGTCCTACTGTGAACCTCATAATTGACCATTCGAAGTGGGGCCCTTCCACCAGGGGCCTCCTCATGGTCACACCAGGACGTTGGATGTAAACCAAGCCTGCTTTTCCTATAGAAAACAAGTGCTTTTAACTGGAGAAGTGGCATCAATGTTAGGAGTCTAGGTTTGGCTGTAAAAAGGGGACTGGCCCAAAGTCCTTATTCTTTGAGAGCTTTGTGTCTGAGTGGTGGTGGGTTCAGAGATGCCAATAATGAACCACAAACATGGGCAGAAGAGCTATAGTTTGTCATTAATGAATACTCGCCAGGTCCTATGCGAGCCATTTAACTCTAAAACAACCTCACGGGGGAGGCCGTGTGCTCCCCACTTCACAGCCCAGGACATGGTGTATGTGTGGAAATAACATTCTTATGACTGTCTTGTCAGTGGGGGCAGAGCTGGGTCTGCACCCAGGGCTCTCTGGCCTCTAGCAGGCCCCATCTGGGCTCAGGTCTCCATCTCTGATCCCACAATTATGCAATATGGGAGGTCACATCGTGACTCTGAGTTTGGCCTCCTCTGCTCTCTGGAGCTGCCCTGGGTCACCAGGAGCCAACAGGAGGACACAAGTGAGACCTGGAAACCTGCAACATGAAGCGTCATGCCTCCCCTTGGCTGGCACCCTGAGGGCAGCCAGAGCCCCTCCCCAGATCTCTAGGTCTACCAGCCGCCGAGCTACCATCCTCCTAGCCAGCAGTCCTTTTACGCCAGACAGACCCATGCCTGAGCAGGACACACATCACTCTGCGAGTGCCTACTTCATGGGTCTTATGAGTCTAGATGTGTCCACACTGCCCTGTCTCCTGCCATGCAGgctgtgcacacgtgtgtgtgtgtgtgtgtgtgtgtgtgtgtgtgcacacatgcatgcagaaTAGTCTCTGTTGAGGCAGAGGTTGAGAGAAATAAGACAGGGAATCTAATTGACCTGCATTTCACACACAGAAACGAGTAGAAACTGTCCTCCCCAGGGCCAGCCTTTTGGTTCACTTCTTCCCACTCCCCTTCTCATAGGCCTTCTGCTTGGCACCCTGGTCCAGGGCTGCCCAGGGCAGAAAAGCCTGCCAGGTGCCATGCTACCCTGAGCCACTGCAGTCCCACTCAGCCCCAGGCCCTTGTGTCATCTGCCCAGGGCCCCCTTGTGGCACCTCCCTTCTGGGGACAAGGCCTCTCTCCACTCTCCTCCATTGAGGAGGACTCAGAACAAAAGCTCCTGACCATGTTCAAAAGAACGAAGCTGGGAAGGCCTGGGCTCTCCCACAGCCTGGGCTAGTGAGATGGGGGCATCCATTAACCCACCCAGCTCAGCCTGGGTCCCCAGGGTGTGGAGAAAGTAAATGTTAGAGGCAGAGAGATGGAGAAATACAGTAGCTGCCTGAGTAGAGATGTGctgggagtggggggaagggaagccataggagggagagggagggaggaagagagagagagggagggagggagaagaaaagaagagacaggaaaagggGGGCAGTGGAGGAGCCtgagtgaggaggagggagagaaagagaaagaggccaTGGAGGCAAAGAAACAaaggcagggagggggaggggcctgCTGTGACCCAGGGAGCCCAGAGTGCCCTATTTCTCAGggctcagcctcagcctctggggaGGGAATGAAGTCTTATCCTCTGAGTCCTAGCAGGAGACCTTCTCCAACCCCCAAATAGTGACCTAGGCCCCAGCCACTGTTACTTCATCTATTGCTTTGCCTCTTTCTCCATTGCACTATGGTTCCTGTAAATTCTGATAAAAATCCTGTAACCCTGGGCAAGCCACTTGACCCCtcagggtctcagtttcctcatctgtaaaaaaaGGGCACAAAAGCCTATTGGAACTTGGAGGGTATGTTCACCCTTGGCCTACCAGCCTGTCATGTGGGGTCCTCTCCTCAAGATGTGGCAGCGCCTCTTCTCATACCACATTGCTCTAGTGCTCCTTCCCTCTCGTGGAGACCCCTTTCATACTCCTCTGAAAGCAGGGAGGGTCAGGCAGGCGCAAGGACACAGATGGTGGCAGGCCCCTAAGGCCTTGGTTGGATTTGGGGTTGGTGGGACAAAAGCCATTTTGAAGGAAAACCCAACAGGACCTGGTGAACATCTGGATATTCTTTAACTAATTCCCACCACCCGGGAAATCTTGTCAAAAGCTGACTGAAGACACAGGGATGCTCTGGGGCTTCTATGAGGCTGGACAGTGATTGACTAATTTGATGACTATTTCCTGAGGGCCTAGTGGGTCCATGTTTTCAGAGGCACCCTCAGCAGTGAGTAGTACTTAGGCTGGGAGGACAGGTTTTTCCTTTGGTCCCCTTCACCTGGGCCTTGAATCACCAGGTCACTCAGAGGTTGCAATCTTCAGTTCCAAAACAGAAACACTGACTTAACacacatttattgaacatctaccaGATGTTGGGTAATATATACAGTAGGAAGCAAAACAAAGCTCTCACCTTCCAGGAGCTGACCCGAGTGAGCTCAGCCAACAGGTGAGGCGGCAGATCTCTGGGAGGTGGATGCTGAAGCCCTGGGGTGGGTTGGAGCAGTTCAGAACCCACCTGAACAACACAGGAGGAGCTCTCACCCTGGTCTGCACTCCAGCCTTCTGGGATGTGGCCTTGGCTTCCCTTTCTGGTTTCTGTCATTAGTTGTGCTACTAGGGGTGCAGTGCTCTGGGCCTTTTGCCCCTGGGaacccaagcccctgggattagaGCGGGGAACCCCGGAGTGAGCCAGGGCAGGAGAGGTAGCTGGGCCAGGAAAGGGAAGTTCCAGGCATGTAGAAGATGCAAAAACACTCCTGGGACTTCATCTGGTAATGAAACCTTCctctttgtttcctctgctgtccTCCCTGTAGACTTAAAGGTAAACTCTGCTCACATctccagaaaggaagaggaagtgaaaGCTGAAAGAAAGCTGGGAGGCTTGTGCAAACCTCAGGGCTCCTTGCCACAGCCTCACTTCTGCCCAGTGCACAAGGCTCAACTCAGCAGTGAGAGGCCAAGGGGGGGCAGGGTAGAGGGCGGGGAGCAGGGCCAGGGGAAGTGCATGAGTCTCTTCCTTATTGgattctctctctgcctcagcttccgctTTTCTCTGGACAGATTTGCTGATGCCCAACTCCAGGAGTCAGAGTGGCTGGGCCACCAACTCCCAACCACACAAAGGGTCTGATGCTCACCACTGTGTCTaaccctttcttcttcttcttcttccttttttttttttttttttttttttgagagaaggtcttgcCATGTTGCCCAGGCCGGCCTCAAAACTCCTGGGTACAAGTGtccagccttctgagtagctgggattagaggatGTGCCACCATGACTAGCTCAGCCccatgtctgtttttttttggtactgggtattgaacccaggggtgcttaaccacggagccacatccaagccctttttatattttctttgagacagggtcttgctaaattgcttagggtcttgctaagttgctgaggctggctttgaatttgcaattctcctgtctcggccttctgagccactgg
The Sciurus carolinensis chromosome 2, mSciCar1.2, whole genome shotgun sequence DNA segment above includes these coding regions:
- the Znf710 gene encoding zinc finger protein 710; translation: MEGFMDSGTQTDAVVVLSLAQAAVLGLVSENELFGATISAEAFYPDLGPELSGAAMSEPGPPGPDVYQLACNGRALEEPAEEEVLEVEAAFEKHTRRKTRPPVRLVPKVKFEKVEEEEEQEVYEVSVPGDDKDAGPAEVPAEVASGGCEALVQSSAVKMIDLSAFSRKPRTLRHLPRTPRPELDVTPYNPHFPDPARDGFPEPSMALPGPEALPAECGFEPPHLAPLSDPEAPTMASPEPVKPEQSFVWQEAGEFEADAAGSTVERHKKAQLDRLDINVQIDDSYLVEAGDRQKRWQCRMCEKSYTSKYNLVTHILGHNGIKPHSCPHCSKLFKQPSHLQTHLLTHQGTRPHKCQVCHKAFTQTSHLKRHMLLHSEVKPYSCHFCGRGFAYPSELKAHEVKHESGRCHVCVECGLDFSTLTQLKRHLASHQGPTLYQCLECDKSFHYRSQLQNHMLKHQNVRPFVCTECGMEFSQIHHLKQHSLTHKGVKEFKCEVCGREFTLQANMKRHMLIHTSVRPYQCHICFKTFVQKQTLKTHMIVHSPVKPFKCKVCGKSFNRMYNLLGHMHLHAGSKPFKCPYCSSKFNLKGNLSRHMKVKHGVMDIGLDSQDPMMELTGTDPSELDSQQEMEDFEENAYTYAGVDSSAEASALTEQAMKEMAYYNVL